In the genome of Streptomyces globosus, one region contains:
- a CDS encoding phospholipase D family protein → MGPADLSTWLLTAAERGNPDTGLDRRHPGGVAWSRGNEARPVVHGAAYFAELLERIGAMRAGDLLLFTDWRGDPDERLAPHRTPDGRTHDGDRAGSGIGAVLCRAAERGVVVKGLVWRSYLDRFRFSETQNRRLGKEIQEAGGECLLDMRVRPGGCHHQKLLVLRHPGRPQLDIAYAGGIDLCRSRNDDAAHEGDPQALRMADAYGANPPWHDVQLALRGPVVGDLEAVFRERWEDPAPLSRSPLTRLRARAHGEDTHADRLPPQAPDPEPCGTHTVQVLRTYPDRLFGGYPFARDGERSIARGYLKAVRRARSLIYLEDQYLWSPRVVDCFAQALRAHPGLRLTAVIPAVPERDGRLTLPMHLIGRITALNGLRRAGGDRVAVYALENHAGTPVYVHAKVCVIDDVWASIGSDNINLRSWTHDSELGCAVLDESADGRPPADPGGLGDGARSFARRLRLELSCEHLDLDPADGGALCDPGAAFDAFAASAAALESWHAGGCRGPRPPGRLRPYVPPELSSPARILATPAHHLLVDPDGRPLRLRRRNAF, encoded by the coding sequence ATGGGCCCTGCCGACCTGAGCACCTGGCTTCTGACCGCAGCCGAGCGCGGCAATCCGGACACCGGCCTCGACCGGCGCCACCCCGGCGGGGTCGCCTGGTCGCGGGGGAACGAGGCGCGGCCCGTGGTCCACGGAGCCGCCTACTTCGCGGAGCTGCTGGAGCGGATCGGCGCCATGCGCGCCGGAGACCTGCTGCTGTTCACCGACTGGCGCGGAGACCCGGACGAACGGCTCGCCCCGCACCGCACCCCGGACGGCCGCACCCACGACGGCGACCGCGCCGGCAGCGGGATCGGCGCCGTGCTGTGCCGGGCCGCCGAACGCGGCGTCGTCGTCAAGGGCCTGGTGTGGCGCTCGTACCTGGACCGCTTCCGGTTCAGCGAGACGCAGAACCGCCGCCTCGGCAAGGAGATCCAGGAAGCCGGAGGGGAATGCCTCCTGGACATGCGGGTCCGCCCGGGCGGCTGTCACCACCAGAAGCTCCTCGTACTGCGCCACCCCGGCCGCCCGCAACTCGACATCGCGTACGCCGGCGGCATCGACCTGTGCCGCAGCCGCAACGACGACGCCGCCCACGAGGGCGACCCCCAGGCCCTGCGCATGGCCGACGCCTACGGGGCGAACCCGCCGTGGCACGACGTACAGCTCGCGCTGCGCGGGCCGGTCGTCGGCGACCTGGAGGCCGTCTTCCGCGAGCGCTGGGAGGATCCGGCCCCCCTCAGCCGCAGCCCCCTCACCCGCCTGCGGGCCCGCGCGCACGGCGAGGACACGCACGCCGACCGCCTGCCGCCGCAGGCCCCCGACCCCGAACCGTGCGGCACCCACACCGTGCAGGTGCTGCGCACCTACCCCGACCGGCTGTTCGGCGGCTACCCCTTCGCCCGCGACGGCGAGCGCAGCATCGCCCGCGGCTACCTCAAGGCGGTCAGGCGGGCCCGCTCCCTGATCTACCTGGAGGACCAGTACCTGTGGTCGCCGCGCGTCGTCGACTGCTTCGCGCAGGCCCTGCGGGCCCACCCCGGGCTGCGGCTGACGGCCGTCATCCCCGCCGTCCCCGAACGGGACGGCCGCCTGACCCTGCCGATGCACCTCATCGGCCGCATCACCGCACTCAACGGGCTGCGCCGGGCCGGCGGGGACCGAGTCGCGGTGTACGCGCTGGAGAACCACGCCGGCACCCCCGTCTACGTCCATGCCAAGGTGTGCGTCATCGACGACGTGTGGGCGTCCATCGGCTCCGACAACATCAACCTCCGCTCCTGGACGCACGATTCGGAGCTCGGCTGCGCCGTCCTGGACGAGTCGGCCGACGGCCGCCCGCCCGCCGATCCGGGCGGCCTCGGCGACGGAGCCCGGTCCTTCGCCCGCCGGCTGCGCCTGGAGCTCTCCTGCGAGCACCTCGACCTGGACCCCGCCGACGGCGGCGCCCTCTGCGACCCGGGGGCCGCCTTCGACGCGTTCGCCGCCTCGGCCGCCGCCCTCGAATCCTGGCACGCGGGCGGCTGCCGCGGCCCGCGCCCACCGGGGCGGCTCCGCCCTTACGTGCCACCGGAGTTGTCGTCTCCCGCCCGGATCCTGGCGACACCCGCCCACCACCTGCTCGTCGACCCGGACGGCCGCCCCCTCCGGCTGCGTCGCCGCAACGCCTTCTGA
- a CDS encoding CsbD family protein, producing MADKGKMEQAKGKAKEAVGKVAGNKRMQAEGKMDQVRGEAKEARADLDDRAREAGEQMRGKHRKK from the coding sequence ATGGCTGACAAGGGCAAGATGGAGCAGGCCAAGGGCAAGGCGAAGGAAGCCGTCGGAAAGGTCGCCGGCAACAAGCGCATGCAGGCCGAGGGCAAGATGGACCAGGTCCGGGGCGAGGCCAAGGAAGCCCGCGCCGATCTCGACGATCGCGCCCGCGAAGCGGGGGAGCAGATGCGCGGCAAGCACAGGAAGAAGTAG
- a CDS encoding flavin-containing monooxygenase — protein sequence MDTAAPRPAAQHPARPAPGEPELDAAVVGAGFAGLYQLYRLRRLGLRTRVFEACGDIGGTWYRNRYPGARCDIESAAYSYSFSPELDQEWEWSERYAAQPEILRYLHHVADRFDLRRDITLGTRVDRAVYDEARHIWRLTTDTGEAVTARFVVLATGCMSAVKEPDVPGADTFAGRTLHTADWPHEGADLAGRRVAVIGTGCSAVQLIPVLAEQAAALTVFQRTPVYALPAHNRPLTAAETAELKARYPEYRAAQRRSRGGTLVEPPTGSALKADEAERTAAYEAGWNSGLLSGLLRTYTDILTDRAANETAAEHIRAKIRAIVADPATAEALSPRTYPFGTKRPCLDSGYYAAYNRPHVRLVDLARTPLTRITPGGIRTAEGEHPADAIVFATGFDALTGSQLAVDIVGKDGVTLREKWAGGPRNHLGLLSAGFPNLFTVLGPLSPSVLSNAVFSIEQHVEWITDCIAHLRGAGLTEIDATPEAEDRWCAHVAETAAATLYPDTASWYTGANVPGKPRVFLAYAGGADRYREACEASARDGYRGFALSAAAPH from the coding sequence ATGGACACGGCCGCCCCCCGGCCCGCCGCCCAGCACCCCGCCCGGCCCGCCCCCGGGGAGCCGGAACTCGACGCGGCCGTCGTCGGAGCCGGCTTCGCCGGCCTCTACCAGCTGTACCGGCTGCGCCGACTCGGCCTGCGCACCCGCGTCTTCGAGGCCTGCGGCGACATCGGCGGCACCTGGTACCGCAACCGCTACCCCGGCGCCCGCTGCGACATCGAGAGCGCGGCCTACTCGTACTCCTTCTCTCCCGAACTCGACCAGGAGTGGGAGTGGAGCGAGCGGTACGCCGCCCAGCCGGAGATCCTCCGCTACCTCCACCACGTCGCAGACCGCTTCGACCTCCGCCGGGACATCACCCTCGGCACCCGCGTCGACCGCGCCGTATACGACGAGGCCCGCCACATCTGGCGGCTCACCACCGACACCGGCGAGGCGGTGACCGCCCGGTTCGTCGTCCTGGCCACCGGCTGCATGTCCGCCGTCAAGGAGCCGGACGTCCCCGGCGCCGACACCTTCGCCGGCCGCACCCTCCACACCGCCGACTGGCCGCACGAGGGCGCCGACCTCGCCGGCCGCCGCGTCGCCGTCATCGGCACCGGCTGCTCCGCCGTGCAGCTCATCCCGGTCCTGGCCGAACAGGCCGCCGCCCTCACCGTCTTCCAGCGCACCCCGGTCTACGCCCTGCCCGCCCACAACCGGCCGCTGACCGCCGCCGAGACCGCCGAGCTGAAGGCCCGCTACCCCGAGTACCGGGCAGCCCAGCGCCGCTCCCGCGGCGGCACCCTCGTCGAACCGCCCACCGGATCCGCCCTCAAGGCCGACGAGGCCGAGCGCACGGCCGCCTACGAGGCCGGCTGGAACTCGGGCCTCCTCAGCGGCCTGCTGCGCACCTACACGGACATCCTCACCGACCGCGCGGCCAACGAGACCGCCGCCGAGCACATCCGCGCCAAGATCCGCGCGATCGTCGCCGACCCGGCGACCGCCGAGGCGCTCTCCCCGCGCACGTACCCGTTCGGCACCAAGCGCCCCTGCCTCGACAGCGGGTACTACGCCGCCTACAACCGGCCCCACGTGCGACTCGTGGACCTCGCCCGGACACCCCTCACCCGGATCACCCCCGGAGGGATCAGGACCGCGGAGGGCGAGCACCCCGCCGACGCCATCGTCTTCGCCACCGGCTTCGACGCACTGACCGGCTCCCAGCTCGCCGTGGACATCGTCGGCAAGGACGGCGTCACCCTCAGGGAGAAGTGGGCCGGCGGCCCCCGCAACCACCTGGGGCTGCTCTCCGCCGGCTTCCCCAACCTCTTCACCGTCCTCGGACCCCTCAGCCCCTCCGTCCTCAGCAACGCGGTCTTCTCCATCGAACAGCACGTCGAGTGGATCACCGACTGCATCGCCCACCTGCGCGGCGCAGGCCTCACCGAGATCGACGCCACCCCCGAGGCCGAGGACCGCTGGTGCGCGCACGTCGCCGAGACGGCCGCCGCGACCCTCTACCCGGACACCGCCTCCTGGTACACCGGCGCGAACGTACCGGGCAAGCCGCGGGTGTTCCTCGCGTACGCGGGCGGCGCCGACCGCTACCGGGAGGCGTGCGAGGCCTCCGCGCGGGACGGCTACCGCGGCTTCGCGCTCTCCGCCGCGGCCCCGCACTGA
- a CDS encoding class I SAM-dependent methyltransferase, giving the protein MSEATDAVAADRALKARHRAMWAMGDYPSVASHVIPEAGAQLVRECGVQRGDSVLDIAAGAGNAAIPAALAGADVVACDLTPELLEIGRQVAAVRGVRLDWREADAEHLPFADGEFDVAMSCFGIMFAPHHQAAADEMVRVCRPGGTIGMSNWTPQGFIGRMFAVMKPYAPPPPPGASPPPLWGDEEHVYELLGDRVTDVEARRLVVRVDAFPEPGSFRTFFKTCYGPTIAVYRSLGEDSDRAAALDRELDALAEEHTRDGVMEWEFLLLTAHRTA; this is encoded by the coding sequence ATGTCCGAGGCGACCGACGCGGTCGCGGCCGATCGCGCGCTGAAGGCCCGCCACCGGGCCATGTGGGCCATGGGCGACTACCCTTCCGTCGCCTCGCACGTGATTCCGGAGGCCGGCGCCCAACTCGTCAGGGAGTGCGGCGTACAGCGCGGGGACAGCGTCCTGGACATCGCGGCGGGCGCCGGCAACGCGGCGATCCCGGCCGCCCTCGCCGGCGCGGACGTGGTGGCCTGCGACCTGACGCCCGAACTCCTGGAGATCGGCAGGCAGGTGGCCGCCGTGCGCGGGGTGCGCCTGGACTGGCGGGAGGCGGACGCCGAGCACCTGCCCTTCGCCGACGGCGAGTTCGACGTCGCCATGTCCTGCTTCGGCATCATGTTCGCGCCGCACCACCAGGCGGCGGCCGACGAGATGGTCCGGGTGTGCCGCCCCGGCGGCACGATCGGCATGTCCAACTGGACGCCGCAGGGTTTCATCGGCCGCATGTTCGCGGTGATGAAGCCGTATGCGCCGCCTCCGCCGCCCGGGGCGTCGCCGCCTCCGCTGTGGGGCGACGAGGAGCACGTGTACGAGCTGCTCGGGGACCGCGTCACGGACGTGGAGGCCCGGCGCCTCGTGGTCCGCGTCGACGCCTTCCCCGAACCGGGCTCGTTCCGCACCTTCTTCAAGACCTGCTACGGCCCGACCATCGCCGTCTACCGGTCGCTGGGCGAGGACTCCGACCGTGCGGCGGCCCTGGACCGCGAACTGGACGCGCTTGCCGAGGAGCACACCCGCGACGGCGTGATGGAGTGGGAGTTCCTGCTGCTCACAGCGCACCGGACGGCCTGA
- a CDS encoding STM4015 family protein has product MGYPGRLTEWYGLPVHDFPVGPEGDAAALPEPDAVAWRISADPREVRETWPEVFARFRAAVDTARVRSLVVGCRRDTVEVGPDEVNAAIVEAREQFPALRAVFLGDMDNRELEISAIHQGDAGRLLEGLPELEELGVRGGSGLEFRALTHRRLRSLVVQTGGMPAAAVRGIAGSGLPALEHLELWLGTSWFGGDCEIGDLSPVFDGSLLPRLRRLGLRNSDIQDEIAAAAAAAPVVARLEHLDLSLGVLTDEGARALLAGRPPARLKSLDLHHNYIGEPLRQRLKEVFEGAGVALDIRPGHAGTTEYDGEVTRYVAVGE; this is encoded by the coding sequence ATGGGATATCCGGGGCGTCTGACGGAGTGGTACGGGCTTCCCGTACACGACTTCCCCGTCGGGCCGGAGGGGGACGCGGCGGCGCTGCCCGAGCCGGACGCCGTGGCGTGGCGGATCTCCGCCGACCCGCGGGAGGTGCGGGAGACCTGGCCGGAGGTCTTCGCCCGGTTCCGGGCGGCCGTGGACACGGCCCGGGTGCGGTCCCTCGTCGTCGGCTGCCGGCGCGACACGGTCGAGGTCGGCCCGGACGAGGTCAACGCCGCGATTGTGGAGGCCCGTGAGCAGTTCCCCGCCCTGCGGGCGGTGTTCCTGGGCGACATGGACAACCGTGAGCTGGAGATCTCCGCCATCCACCAGGGCGACGCCGGCAGGCTGTTGGAGGGGCTTCCGGAGCTGGAGGAGCTCGGCGTACGGGGCGGCAGCGGTCTGGAGTTCCGGGCGCTCACGCACCGCCGGCTGCGGTCCCTGGTCGTCCAGACCGGCGGAATGCCCGCGGCGGCCGTGCGCGGTATCGCCGGCAGCGGCCTGCCCGCCCTGGAGCACCTGGAGCTGTGGCTCGGGACGAGCTGGTTCGGCGGTGACTGCGAGATCGGGGACCTGTCGCCTGTCTTCGATGGGTCGCTGCTGCCGCGCCTGCGCCGCCTGGGGCTGCGCAACAGCGACATCCAGGACGAGATCGCCGCCGCGGCCGCGGCCGCGCCGGTGGTCGCGCGGCTGGAACACCTCGACCTGTCCCTGGGCGTCCTCACGGACGAGGGGGCGCGCGCCCTGCTGGCGGGCCGGCCGCCGGCCCGCCTCAAGAGCCTCGACCTGCACCACAACTACATCGGCGAGCCGCTGCGGCAGCGCCTGAAGGAGGTCTTCGAGGGCGCCGGGGTGGCCCTGGACATCCGCCCCGGGCATGCGGGCACGACGGAGTACGACGGCGAGGTGACCCGGTACGTCGCCGTCGGCGAATAG
- a CDS encoding ATP-binding cassette domain-containing protein, producing the protein MGYAIQAEGLAKRFKETRALDGVDLAVPEGTVLGLLGPNGAGKTTAVRIFATLLRPDAGRAEVGGHDVVRQAGLVRSLIGLTGQYAAVDENMTGTENLVMIGRLLGLPRRSARTRAAGLLEDFRLGDAAGRAVKTYSGGMRRRLDLAASLVGRPQILFLDEPTTGLDPHSRGEVWDMVRELVAEGMTVLLTTQYLDEADRLADSIVVVDKGKVIADGTPDQLKSQVGGQVLHLRPLRADDLAAACALVAEEAGPQTKIEDEVITAPVGDPALMPRVVRRLDQAGMAVAELTLRRSSLDEVFLALTGHRARPEAPPPDADDHDHDAYAPAGSPS; encoded by the coding sequence ATGGGGTACGCGATCCAGGCCGAGGGCCTGGCCAAACGGTTCAAGGAGACCCGCGCGCTCGACGGGGTCGACCTGGCGGTGCCGGAGGGCACCGTCCTGGGGCTGCTCGGGCCCAACGGGGCGGGCAAGACGACCGCCGTGCGGATCTTCGCCACCCTGCTGCGCCCGGACGCCGGCCGGGCCGAGGTCGGCGGGCACGACGTGGTGCGGCAGGCGGGCCTGGTCCGCTCGCTGATCGGCCTGACCGGGCAGTACGCCGCCGTCGACGAGAACATGACCGGCACGGAGAACCTGGTGATGATCGGCCGGCTCCTGGGCCTGCCGCGCCGCTCCGCGCGGACCCGCGCGGCCGGGCTGCTGGAGGACTTCCGCCTCGGCGACGCGGCCGGGCGGGCCGTGAAGACGTACTCGGGCGGCATGCGCCGCCGCCTGGACCTCGCGGCCAGCCTCGTCGGCCGGCCGCAGATCCTCTTCCTCGACGAGCCGACCACCGGGCTCGACCCGCACAGCCGCGGCGAGGTCTGGGACATGGTCCGCGAGCTGGTGGCCGAGGGCATGACCGTCCTGCTGACGACGCAGTACCTGGACGAGGCCGACCGGCTCGCCGACAGCATCGTCGTCGTCGACAAGGGCAAGGTCATCGCCGACGGCACCCCCGACCAGCTGAAGTCCCAGGTCGGCGGCCAGGTGCTGCACCTGCGCCCGCTCCGCGCCGACGACCTCGCGGCGGCGTGCGCGCTGGTCGCGGAGGAGGCCGGGCCCCAGACCAAGATCGAGGACGAGGTCATCACGGCCCCCGTCGGCGACCCGGCCCTGATGCCGCGCGTCGTGCGCCGCCTCGACCAGGCCGGCATGGCCGTCGCGGAGCTCACCCTGCGCCGCTCCTCCCTCGACGAGGTGTTCCTGGCCCTCACCGGCCACCGCGCCCGCCCGGAGGCCCCGCCGCCCGACGCGGACGACCACGACCACGACGCGTACGCGCCCGCGGGGAGCCCCTCATGA
- a CDS encoding EF-hand domain-containing protein: MTPTATPVLTHKLRHMFALLDTDRDGYLTAADLPAAADRMAAVLPAGQEKAERLRAALGRIWEAHLRHMDGDGTGRLGRAAYERGVRTAVATAPAAFLTAVHEAAAAWLALCDADGDGRIVLDEYLRMGEALGGIAREDMEDAFGRLDRSGDGGLDPVDVHAAVIEFFTSDDPEAAGNWLYGPL; the protein is encoded by the coding sequence GTGACCCCCACCGCGACACCGGTACTGACGCACAAGCTCCGGCACATGTTCGCCCTGCTGGACACGGACCGGGACGGCTACCTCACGGCCGCCGACCTGCCCGCCGCCGCGGACCGCATGGCCGCCGTGCTGCCCGCCGGGCAGGAGAAGGCCGAACGGCTGCGCGCCGCCCTGGGCCGGATCTGGGAGGCGCACCTGCGCCACATGGACGGCGACGGCACGGGCCGGCTCGGCCGCGCCGCGTACGAGCGCGGCGTCCGCACGGCCGTTGCCACCGCCCCCGCCGCCTTCCTCACCGCGGTCCACGAGGCGGCGGCCGCCTGGCTCGCCCTCTGCGACGCCGACGGCGACGGCAGGATCGTCCTCGACGAGTACCTCCGCATGGGCGAGGCCCTCGGCGGGATCGCCCGCGAGGACATGGAGGACGCCTTCGGGCGGCTCGACCGCAGCGGGGACGGCGGCCTGGACCCCGTCGACGTCCACGCCGCCGTCATCGAGTTCTTCACCAGCGACGACCCCGAGGCCGCCGGGAACTGGCTGTACGGCCCGCTGTGA
- a CDS encoding FAD-binding oxidoreductase gives MAGTTAQPTSRPRSWWGWGYADAHPDDAECAAMGALLPGTLPRPLPVPHVRDLRIGGPAAEPPASLAHLVTADPAVRAAHAMGKAYRDVVRALRGRPGRIPDLVGHPADEQDVADLLDWAGSRGIAVVPYGGGSSVTGGVEYRGDAHDAVLSLDLTRMGRVLEVDAHGRAARIEAGALGPALEAQLRPHGLTLRHFPQSFEFSTLGGWIATRAGGHYATGRTRIDDSVQSLRVVTPAGVNGSWRLPASGAGPSPDRLFIGSEGALGVITEAWVRLVARPRHKASASLAFTGFGAALDAVRAVAQSDLRPANCRLLDAGEAALSGVRADGSAVLVLGFESADAPVAGLLDRAVALARAHGGRPGAGGGGDSTGGDAAVAAWRSAFLRMPYLRDGLARMGAVAETFETAATWDGIPALIDAVRSEVGAAAAKATGYPATVNCRLTHVYPDGAAPYFTVLAAGRPGDEAALWDDLKAVANEVLHRHRATITHHHAVGRDHRPGYDLQRPEPFGLALRAVKSALDPRGILNPGVLVD, from the coding sequence ATGGCCGGCACCACCGCGCAGCCGACGTCCCGCCCCCGCTCCTGGTGGGGCTGGGGATATGCGGACGCCCATCCGGACGACGCCGAGTGCGCCGCGATGGGCGCTCTGCTCCCCGGCACCCTGCCCCGCCCGCTCCCCGTGCCGCACGTCCGCGACCTGCGCATCGGCGGCCCCGCCGCCGAGCCGCCCGCGAGCCTCGCCCACCTGGTCACCGCGGACCCCGCGGTCCGGGCGGCCCACGCGATGGGGAAGGCGTACCGGGACGTCGTACGGGCGCTGCGCGGGCGCCCCGGCCGCATCCCCGACCTCGTCGGCCACCCGGCGGACGAGCAGGACGTCGCCGACCTCCTCGACTGGGCGGGCAGCCGGGGGATCGCCGTCGTCCCGTACGGCGGCGGCTCGTCCGTCACCGGCGGCGTCGAGTACCGCGGGGACGCCCACGACGCGGTGCTCTCCCTCGACCTCACCCGCATGGGCCGCGTCCTGGAGGTCGACGCCCACGGCCGGGCCGCCCGCATCGAGGCGGGCGCCCTCGGACCGGCCCTGGAGGCGCAGCTGCGGCCGCACGGCCTGACGCTGCGGCACTTCCCGCAGAGCTTCGAGTTCTCCACGCTCGGCGGGTGGATCGCCACCCGGGCGGGCGGCCACTACGCCACCGGCCGCACCCGCATCGACGACTCCGTCCAGTCGCTGCGCGTCGTCACCCCGGCGGGGGTGAACGGCTCCTGGCGGCTGCCCGCCTCCGGGGCGGGCCCCTCCCCCGACCGCCTGTTCATCGGCTCGGAGGGGGCCCTCGGCGTCATCACGGAGGCATGGGTCCGCCTCGTGGCCCGCCCCCGGCACAAGGCGTCGGCGTCGCTCGCCTTCACCGGCTTCGGGGCCGCGCTCGACGCCGTGCGGGCCGTCGCCCAGTCCGACCTCCGGCCGGCCAACTGCCGTCTGCTGGACGCCGGGGAGGCAGCGCTGTCCGGTGTCCGCGCCGACGGCTCGGCCGTGCTCGTCCTCGGCTTCGAGTCCGCGGACGCGCCCGTCGCCGGCCTGCTGGACCGGGCCGTCGCGCTGGCCCGCGCGCACGGGGGCCGCCCCGGCGCCGGGGGCGGCGGCGACAGTACGGGCGGCGACGCCGCCGTGGCCGCGTGGCGCTCGGCGTTCCTGCGGATGCCGTACCTGCGCGACGGGCTGGCCCGCATGGGCGCCGTCGCGGAGACGTTCGAGACGGCCGCCACCTGGGACGGGATCCCCGCGCTGATCGACGCGGTGCGCAGCGAGGTCGGCGCGGCCGCCGCCAAGGCGACGGGCTACCCGGCGACGGTCAACTGCCGTCTCACGCATGTGTATCCGGACGGCGCCGCCCCCTACTTCACCGTCCTCGCCGCCGGCCGGCCGGGCGACGAGGCGGCCCTGTGGGACGACCTGAAGGCCGTCGCGAACGAGGTCCTGCACCGCCACCGGGCCACCATCACCCACCACCACGCCGTCGGCCGCGACCACCGCCCCGGCTACGACCTCCAGCGCCCCGAGCCCTTCGGCCTGGCCCTGCGCGCCGTGAAGTCCGCGCTCGACCCGCGGGGCATCCTCAACCCGGGCGTCCTGGTCGACTGA
- a CDS encoding ABC transporter permease, protein MTSAAVTGALGPSGTRVRPLAALQQTATMAWRSLVSVKHNPLELVDYSITPIMFVFLFTYVFGGQMAGSPQEYLQYALAGIIVQNTLFMSMYTAMSLNTDLTKGVFDRLRSLPIARSAPLFGRITADLAKQLWAMLLMIGLGTLLGFRMTGGLGGLLAATVLLLVFAAAVSWTAVLIGMLAGDAEKVQVYAFTFIFPLTFTSSAFARVDTMPGWLQAWVNVNPVTHLSDAFRGLLLGTPAAGPVLWSLAWAAAITAVFMPLAMHVYGSHSR, encoded by the coding sequence ATGACCAGCGCCGCCGTCACCGGCGCCCTCGGCCCCTCCGGCACCCGGGTGCGGCCGCTCGCCGCCCTCCAGCAGACCGCCACGATGGCGTGGCGCAGCCTCGTCTCCGTCAAGCACAACCCGCTCGAACTGGTCGACTACAGCATCACGCCGATCATGTTCGTGTTCCTGTTCACCTACGTCTTCGGCGGGCAGATGGCGGGCTCCCCGCAGGAGTACCTCCAGTACGCCCTCGCCGGGATCATCGTCCAGAACACGCTCTTCATGAGCATGTACACCGCCATGTCGCTGAACACCGACCTGACCAAGGGCGTCTTCGACCGGCTCCGCAGCCTGCCCATCGCCCGCTCCGCCCCGCTGTTCGGGCGCATAACCGCCGACCTGGCCAAGCAGCTGTGGGCGATGCTCCTGATGATCGGCCTGGGCACCCTGCTCGGCTTCCGGATGACCGGCGGCCTCGGCGGGCTCCTCGCCGCGACCGTGCTGCTCCTCGTCTTCGCGGCGGCCGTCTCCTGGACGGCGGTCCTGATCGGGATGCTCGCCGGGGACGCCGAGAAGGTGCAGGTGTACGCCTTCACCTTCATCTTCCCGCTCACCTTCACGAGCAGTGCGTTCGCCCGCGTCGACACCATGCCGGGCTGGCTCCAGGCCTGGGTGAACGTCAACCCCGTCACCCACCTCTCGGACGCCTTCCGCGGCCTCCTGCTCGGCACCCCGGCCGCCGGACCCGTCCTGTGGTCCCTGGCCTGGGCCGCTGCCATCACCGCCGTGTTCATGCCGCTGGCCATGCACGTGTACGGATCCCACAGCCGCTGA
- a CDS encoding TetR/AcrR family transcriptional regulator — MATPRSKAGTKGVPRRDRQQQILAAATREFGTRGYAAASLAAIAAQVGVTKTLLHQYFGTKEALYTACLTPVGERLLGAVTTAMGSGGTTGETPLRVLNGIFTALEGQREAWFVLYDTTLPPGGGAAARAAEYRAEIDRLAAGGTADLLRRSGSADPLDADALTYVWRDMVATLVRWWTKHPEQSPEAMTQRCARLFAAAAALTPAPGTGTGTGTGTATGIGAGTG; from the coding sequence ATGGCAACCCCCCGCTCCAAGGCCGGCACCAAGGGCGTCCCCCGCCGGGACCGCCAGCAGCAGATCCTGGCGGCCGCCACCAGGGAGTTCGGCACCCGCGGCTACGCCGCCGCGTCGCTCGCCGCGATCGCCGCGCAGGTCGGCGTCACCAAGACGCTGCTCCACCAGTACTTCGGCACGAAGGAGGCCCTGTACACCGCCTGCCTGACCCCGGTCGGGGAGCGCCTCCTGGGTGCCGTCACCACCGCCATGGGCTCCGGCGGGACCACCGGGGAGACCCCGCTGCGGGTCCTGAACGGCATCTTCACCGCCCTGGAAGGGCAGCGCGAGGCGTGGTTCGTGCTGTACGACACCACCCTGCCGCCCGGGGGCGGGGCCGCCGCCCGCGCCGCCGAATACCGGGCGGAGATCGACCGGCTCGCCGCCGGCGGAACCGCCGACCTGCTGCGCCGCTCCGGCTCCGCCGACCCCCTGGACGCCGACGCCCTCACCTACGTCTGGCGGGACATGGTCGCCACCCTCGTCCGCTGGTGGACCAAGCACCCCGAGCAGTCGCCGGAGGCCATGACACAGCGCTGCGCCCGCCTCTTCGCGGCCGCCGCCGCGCTCACGCCCGCGCCCGGGACCGGGACCGGCACGGGGACCGGGACCGCGACCGGGATCGGCGCCGGGACCGGCTGA